A segment of the Butyrivibrio fibrisolvens genome:
TATGCTTACACCTATAACAGCAAGTGCAGGGCCTGCATACGATAGTGATTTTACCAAGACATATGTATTTGAAACCCTTATTAAGCCTGCACTTACAAATCCATATACAGATGATAACGGCATCTATGAGCAGCTTGAGCTGTGCTTTAGGTACCGCGTTATGACTATGGGCGAAGTCCTTGATATGTATGATCATGGATATACAGTTCCTGTAACAGTCCTTGAAAGACTCTACAAAGCAGGCTGGATCAACAGCTACGTATATCACAGGGCAGCAGGACTTGTACCTACACCTGAGGATATGAGCGATGTATTTGATTATGTATATTATTACAATGCAAATCCTGATCTTCAGGCTGTGTTTGGACTTAACGAAGAAGCTCTTTTCCAGCATTTCCTTCTGTGCGGAATGGCAGAGGGTAGAAGGGCCAGTGTGAATTTTGATCCTATCTATTTTAAAAACAGATATCCTGATATAGCAGCTGAGCTTGGCGATGATATGGCTGAATACTATATTCACTACATAATCCATGCTGTTGAACAGGGAAGAGTTGGAAGCCCTGAGGATCAGGCAGAGAAAATCGACCACTTAAATGATTATGCTAATGAAAATGACCCAAGATATCATTAGTATGACAATTTTTTAACTGAGTGAAGAATTCTGCCATTTTTTCCGATAATAATCTAGAACTTGTTTTAATAGGTTTTGGAGGACAGATATTAGATGGCTCTGTTTGACTTTACATTTCTGACCGGAAAAAACGCAAAAAAAGGAATTCAATACAGATCTGTCTGGAAAGATTTTGAGGACGGTTCATCTGCGGCGCTTCTATCATACGTCGGAGATATGTTTAAGTGCGACCGCGTATTGGTACTGCTTCGTACACCTGAAGATACATACAGATGCACTGATGAGTGGTGTGGCGAAGGCGTTAAGTCTGTAAGAGATCAGCTTCAGGAGCTGACCTGGCTTGACATGATGCCATGGCTTGACGTTGTCGAAGACGGAAGAGTTACGATAATAGAAGATGTCGAAAGTATAAAAGAAACTAACGAAGAGCTTTACGAAAAGCTTCAACAATTTAATCCTAAAGCCGTTATCATGGGCCAGCTTTCACATATGGGTGAAGATCTGGGCTTTTGGCTTGTTGTAAATCCTGCCTTGGAAAATATACAGAATGTTTCTGCGATTTTCCAGGGCATTTTTTATCTTGTTGGAAATCTCTATCACAGTCAGGGTACTATCGAAAAGCTTAAGGATATTGGCTTTACAGATAAGCTCACAGGCGCAGCTAACCGTAATGCCTTAACTAGAGATATTGAGCTTTTCAGAGTCGGAGCTCCGCTTGCCATTTTGTTTGCAGATCTTAACGGCATGAAGGAGATCAACGATACTGAAGGCCATGAAGCAGGAGACCGCCTTCTTAAAAGGGCCTGCGATGCCATAAGAGAAGTTTTCCCTCCTGATTCACTTTACAGGATCGGCGGCGACGAATTTCTTGTTATCCTGTCTGATATAGAGAAGGCTGAGTTCTTTGAAAAAGAGGTCAAGGTACGTGAGAGCTTTAAGGCTCATGATGTTCAGGTTGCCATAGGTGCTGTTTATGCGGACAGCTATGCAAGAAACTTTGATGAACTTAAGTCGCAGGCGGATGACCTTATGTACAAGGACAAAAAGTCATCCTATAAGACCTTCGAAGAAGGTGAAGAGACAAGTAGCAGACCTGATGAAGTAATGGAAGTATATCCTCAGGAAAACGGCTATAGAGTTATCTACTGCGTTCCCCACAAATATGAGGACAGAGGCGGACGTGAGAAGACAGGTATTTTCTCCCAGAAACTGAATTCGATCGCAGATCACCAGATACATCCAAGTGATAAGCTTAAATATCTGGACTTCTGGAATGTATCATCTCTTATAACTAATCTTGAAAAAAGACATAGAGAAGATGCGGCAATAATCAAGTACCGTGCACGTACAGTGGACGGCTTCTGGTGCTGGGTAGAAGAGCAGATCACCATGATGCGCCGCGGCAACAACAAGATAGTTCTTATCAGTTCTCTTCGAGATATAAGCGATCAGCGTGAAAGAGAGCCTATATCAGAAAATCTTACAAGCAGTTCTGAAGATTATGTCGCCCAGAAGCAGCTTTATCTAAATAAGAAATTTACTCAGCAGGCAGAAGACTGGCTTTCTCAGAGAAGAGAAGGCGAGCCGGTATGTACTATTGCTGTAAATCTGGGACACCTTCGCCTTTATAATGATACCTTTGGTAGGGCAGCAGGAGATAAGCTCATTCAGATGGCTACAGGTGCGATCAATCAGGCAGCTTATATGCTGCATGGACTTGCTGCATATCTTGGAGGCGACAATTTCTGCGTACTTGGACTTATGGTCGATCATGGCACAGCTGACAATCTTGCAGATTATGTAAGAAAAAATCTAAGGGAATACCGCCTTGATGGAGGCTTTGCCCCGGCTGTAGGAATATATACAACAAGTGATAGAAAAGAAACCTTTGCTACAATGCATGATAGGGCCCTGATAGCCCTGTCCAGTGTTAAGGACAATTATACTGAGCATGTGCATGTATATAGCGACAGTGATTTCAGGACTGAAACTGAAAGCAAGAGACTTCACGTCCAGGAAATACAGATGGCGCTTATTCAGGATGAGTTCAAATGCTATATGCAGCCAATAGTTGAGATAGATACAGGAAGGATAGTTGGAGCGGAATCTCTTATCAGATGGCAGAGAGGTATTAATCTCTTAAGAGCAGAAAGCTTTATAGATATCCTTGAAGAGAGCGGATATATTCTTTCTCTGGATATCAGGATGTGGAGAAGTCTCTTTGGCTGGATGAAAGAGATGAAAGAAAAAGGTATTAGTGTGCCACCATGTTCTATAAATATCGCTCATGTTGACTTCCACTATGTTAAAGTGGCAGAGACGCTTATAAAGCTTTTGAGTGAGTACGGGCTTGATTCGAAGCTGCTTTTGGTTGAGCTGTCTGAACTTACATATGCTGATGATCCTGAGAATATCAGCAGTCAGATCGATATTATGAGAAGCGCAGGGATCAAAGTGTTTATGGATGACAGTGGCTGCGGATTTGACAGCTTCAGAATGCTCTATGGAACGACCCTTGACGGCATCAAGATGAATCAGAGTTACCTTAGCATGCTTCCTATGGCAAGTAAGGCTTTTAACCCTGTTAAGATGATGCTGGATGTGGGCAGGGAAGGAAATATCCCTGTAATATCCGAAGGGGCTGAGACACGCGAGCAGGTCGAAAACCTCAAGGGCATCGGGTGCAGATACATCCAGGGCAACTGCTACTATCGGCCGATGACACTGGCAGATTTCGAAAAACTCCTTATTAAGAAAGGCCATGGAGGTAGTTGAGGCCGGGACTTGGGCAAATAATATCATACGCCTCATGTAAAAAAGATCTCGAATTATCTAAGGGGATTATCCGCTTACGTGGACACGCTGTACTGCAGCTCCTAATCCCCTAAGATAATTCGTGATCTTTTTTAAAATCGGCGTATGATATTATTTGCCCAAGTCCCTGATCTCAGCTATCGCGATGGGGCAATTATTGATTGCCATACTGAGAGATATCGATATTACCGTACTCATCTGCCAGATATTTGTCATATAGTTCCTGGAGATCTTCGACATTTTCCTCAGAGAGGTTTTCCTGTACGTATTCGGCGGCGCTTTCCATGTCGCCATTTGAAACGTATGAAGATATGGTTGAGACTGCTTCTGAATCAACGTTCTCTTCAATGATAGTATTGAGTTTTTCCTGGTCTTCAGGATCCATAGAATTGAGGACTTCTTCTACTTCTTCTGAAGTTACGGATACGCCGGAAGATGCGGCTACTTGTTCGATTACGTTGGATACGGCGTAGTTAACAGCCTTTTTCTTGAGTATTGCATCCCATACTGCGATCTTAAATATGAATATTACAAGTCCAAGGATTACTAGCATTAAAAGGAACTGAACGAGTTTTGCTCCTGAACTCTTCTTTTTTCTGCGCTTTGCCATGTATTTCCTCCAAGTGTGATTATTGCTATCTGAAATAATTGAATATTATGATGGCTGCTTACAATTTTATACGTGATTCAAAAAGCCCTCATAGCCATGATTATAAAACAGTGAGAGAGGATGTACAATAAGATATGGTAAAGTAGTATATGAAGGTAATGGGAGAGAATTTGATAGTTGAAATCTTTAAGATGAGATTTGGTGTTACAAAAATCTTAGTTCTTTCATTTCACTTGCGACACGAGGTTAAATATGGTGAAGAATAGTAAAAATATTATTAGTATTCTTTTGGTGATGGTGTTGCTATGTCAGGGGTGTGGACATTCGGCAGATGGTGTGACAGGAAGTGGTACTGCTGTAACAGATGTTGCAGGTACTTCTTTGACAGACAGCATTCGCTCAGATTCAGGGACTGATAATAGCTCAGCTGATAACAGTGCGGAGAATATATCTGGTACAGAAAATACGGGTAAAGATAGCTCGAATACAGGAAAAACAGATTCGGAGAAAGCGGATACAGAACAGCCAAATACTGATAGTTCTAATACTAATAGTTCTAATACTAATAGTTCGAATACCGACCAGTCGAATGCTGATAAATCAAATACAGATAAGTCAGATGCAGAGCAATCAAATACAGATTCTTCCGTAATAGAAGAACAGAATGATACGACGAAAGAGAATAACACAATGACACCTGAAATAAGCGAAAAAGATTTTTATATAGCGATGATATCCGACGAGATATTTGCAAGAATGAAGGGTAAATCCTATAAGGATGATTGCAATGTTCCTATAGAAGATCTTAGATATATTCAT
Coding sequences within it:
- a CDS encoding EAL domain-containing protein translates to MALFDFTFLTGKNAKKGIQYRSVWKDFEDGSSAALLSYVGDMFKCDRVLVLLRTPEDTYRCTDEWCGEGVKSVRDQLQELTWLDMMPWLDVVEDGRVTIIEDVESIKETNEELYEKLQQFNPKAVIMGQLSHMGEDLGFWLVVNPALENIQNVSAIFQGIFYLVGNLYHSQGTIEKLKDIGFTDKLTGAANRNALTRDIELFRVGAPLAILFADLNGMKEINDTEGHEAGDRLLKRACDAIREVFPPDSLYRIGGDEFLVILSDIEKAEFFEKEVKVRESFKAHDVQVAIGAVYADSYARNFDELKSQADDLMYKDKKSSYKTFEEGEETSSRPDEVMEVYPQENGYRVIYCVPHKYEDRGGREKTGIFSQKLNSIADHQIHPSDKLKYLDFWNVSSLITNLEKRHREDAAIIKYRARTVDGFWCWVEEQITMMRRGNNKIVLISSLRDISDQREREPISENLTSSSEDYVAQKQLYLNKKFTQQAEDWLSQRREGEPVCTIAVNLGHLRLYNDTFGRAAGDKLIQMATGAINQAAYMLHGLAAYLGGDNFCVLGLMVDHGTADNLADYVRKNLREYRLDGGFAPAVGIYTTSDRKETFATMHDRALIALSSVKDNYTEHVHVYSDSDFRTETESKRLHVQEIQMALIQDEFKCYMQPIVEIDTGRIVGAESLIRWQRGINLLRAESFIDILEESGYILSLDIRMWRSLFGWMKEMKEKGISVPPCSINIAHVDFHYVKVAETLIKLLSEYGLDSKLLLVELSELTYADDPENISSQIDIMRSAGIKVFMDDSGCGFDSFRMLYGTTLDGIKMNQSYLSMLPMASKAFNPVKMMLDVGREGNIPVISEGAETREQVENLKGIGCRYIQGNCYYRPMTLADFEKLLIKKGHGGS
- a CDS encoding M15 family metallopeptidase gives rise to the protein MVKNSKNIISILLVMVLLCQGCGHSADGVTGSGTAVTDVAGTSLTDSIRSDSGTDNSSADNSAENISGTENTGKDSSNTGKTDSEKADTEQPNTDSSNTNSSNTNSSNTDQSNADKSNTDKSDAEQSNTDSSVIEEQNDTTKENNTMTPEISEKDFYIAMISDEIFARMKGKSYKDDCNVPIEDLRYIHILHKNLEGNTLEGEMVCHEIIAQDLLEIFEELYLNNYPIERVELVDNYDADDETSMTANNSSCFNYRCISHTTKISKHGLGIAVDINPLYNPYTKIVDGTRTIEPAAGAPYLDREADFPYKIDENDLCYKLFIEHGFQWGGSWTNSKDYQHFELPDAVADELRAKYK